Part of the Tamandua tetradactyla isolate mTamTet1 chromosome 11, mTamTet1.pri, whole genome shotgun sequence genome, CTCCACTGCGGAAAGAGACCCCGGAGCAGGCGGCGTGAAGGGGAGAGCCCCGGGGAAGGAAGCCCCTCCCCCCAGGGACGGGCTTAGGGCCACAGAGAAGCCTCAGAGGGTTAGGAAGCAAGACGCACTGGGGACCAGGAAAGGGGCGGACTGTAGTGGGCTCGGGAAGGGGATGCATGCACGCGCACGCGCACGCTCCCCGGCCAGGAAGTTCCCCCACCAGGAAGTTCCCCCACATGCACCCCGTGGCCTAAACGAAGGAAACCAGGAGGccagcccagcccaccccactcccccaggTCCTCACTCTACTCCTCAACTGCctctttcttcccctcctccGCACTCCCCTTCAACAGGATGTCTCTCAGTTCGGGCGACATGAAGTAGGGTCGCTCCTGAGAGCCGTCATTCCTTTCCAGGTCCTCACCTGCGCTCCCCCCGGGAACCAGCAGGGGGAAAAcgagggtggggtggtggtggtcaggaagggagggacagagggaggaagGCAGGAGGAGGGCGGGGAAGCCAGCAGGCatggaggagaggaagagaaaagagggaggaaagtagaaggaaaaaaaaaagacagatggaGAGAGCAGAGTTAGTGGAAGCCACAGATCACCTCCCTCCCACCCGCAATAAAGCCAGAGACACCAAAGCCAAGGGCCCCAGGGACAGAAGTTCCAGCGGCAGCCAGGGCAGGGGACAATAGGAGGGAGCCGCCGTGAGCGCAGGGAGGAAGCTGAGAGGGCATGCCAGGGCTCTAGGAAGTGGGACAGCTGGTGCCCAGGAAAGCTGGGGACAGCGGGCAGGTGAATCTGTGGCCTCGTCTGGGGAAGAAGGAAGCAGGGCCCAGCAGGGAAGCAGAAAGAACACTCACAGAAGCAGAGGAACAGTGTGTCCACACACATCCCATAGACGCTGAAGAAGCCATGGGCGATCAGGTAGGAGCCGACGATCACGGTCTGAGTGAGGGGAAATGAGGCGGCTGTGACAGCCAGTCCTGCCACATACTTCCCAGGACAGAATCACATTCCCCCCTGGCCTGGCCCCACTGCACTTGAAATAACAATCTAACCCCTTGTCCCTGATTTAGAGCACAGCATCCACACAGCACTGCTTGTTCTCTTcaaccccagggcctttgcacctgctgtggCCCTGATCAGCCTAGTTTATGCCTCCTTGTCCTTCAGCTTCCAGCTGAAACATTGACTGCCCTGGTACCATCTTCTTGAGGAAGCCACCTCTTGACACCCCAGATCCAGAAAGTTCCCTATTTTATACCCTCATAAGTCTGAGGCCTTTATCTGGTTTCAATTTCATGCGAGTATAGGGCACTGCAGGTTTAGTCCCCACTAGATCACGTTTGTCCAATTTACCACTAAATCTTTAGCCATCTGGAGCCTTCCAGGAAACTGCTAACTGAAGTGGACCTTcgggagattaaataacttgctgaaagtcatttatcttaaAGCTGGAAAGTAGGGGAACTAAGATGAAAAACCTGGGTCGCTAGGATCAATCCCAGGCCTGTGCTCAGACACCAGTGTGTTCTTAGGATGAAGACCCAACCATCTAAGGTCTGTCACCTCCCTGCCCTTATCTccattcccctctcccccactcccccacccccaccccccagccacaCTGGCTTCTTGCTGCTTGTGGCACTGTCCCTCCTTGGGGCCACTGTAGCTGCTGTTCCCTGGGCCTGGATATCCCCTCCAATTCAACATCACTTCCATCATGAAGCCACCTGGACCCCCAGATCCTCAGATCCTCTACTCCCCTGTAGTCCCCTGTAGTTCTCCCCTGGAGCACTCACCAATTTGCAATCACACACTCGTCAACATGACTATTTGATCACTGTGTGTTCTACCCCTCAACTGTAGGCCCTCTAGAGGGAAGCCACCCCCTCCCACCCTGCCCTAAGAgactggcacagagtaggtgctcaataaatgtttgtggactAAATACTCAACCCCCACCTCAGACCCCCATCCACATCTGCCCAGTCTAAAGGAGGCCAAGCAAGCCTGGGAACCTTCTCCTCCCTGGACCCCCACCAGTGCCCGGAGGTCCGTACCAGTATAGGGACCCAGTAATAATTGAGGGGTGGTGCCGTGTCCTGCACAATCCTGATTCggtgggtaaaaaagaaaaaagccaagatCCCTGGAGGGGAGAAGAAAGTAAGACCATTGGAGGTTCTCATCAAGGGATGTAGCTTTCCCCACCCCCCCtaaaagaagaagcctggaggggGGTCACCCATCTCAGGAGGAGAAGATGACAGGGCTCATGAGCCAGCCCCAACAGGCTTCCACCCTGCCCACCCACGCAGAGGGGTGGACCGGCACTCACCCACACTCCCCACCACCAGAAGTTTGCCCAGCAGGAAGAGGAAGTCGGTAACTTTGTCCAGGACAGCCACTCTGCGGGGGACAGCAAGGGGCAGGAATGAGCGCCGGCTCAGAGTGTGGTGGAAGAGGGAGCGCCGAGAGGGGTGGTTTCCCTGACCTGATGATGTTTCTCATGAGCAGGAAGAAGGCATTCTTGGCAGAAGTGCAGAAGTTGGTGCCGTAGATAGCGATCTGGAGGAGGGTGGGAAGGGGGAATCAGgcctgggggtggaggtgggggtgggggcccctccATCCCAGCAGAAAGCCAGGGCGTATGGGTAGGGGGGTCCCAGGCCCACCCACCATGATGTAGGCATTCCTGTTGAGGAATTTGATGAACTTCTCCAGGCACCAGAAGCAGCATTTGAGGCATGCCAGGAGGAACTTGGCAAACTTGTTATCGGCAGCTGGAAAAGGGAGGAAGGATGGGGAGTTGAGGGGTGACCCAGGCCGGCCTCACCTTCCAATCACACCCCTGCCTCAGTACAGGACTCCCAAAGCAACCCCACCTCGGCCCCCCAAAGAGACAAGGAGCTGAGACCCCTCAAGGGTCCCACCCCACGCCTTAGCAGGAATCAATGAAGACCCTCAGACCCGCCTCCAAGACAGGAACCAATCACGACCCACACTACTCTGCAGGCCCCACCCCCTAAGCAGAAACCAAGGCTTGTCTCCTTCCTGGCCCCACCTCCAAAGTACAACCAATCCCAGCCCCACAGCTCCTCCTctccaaattgaaaaaaaagcctTAGCCCCGCCCCCAAGGGCAAACAAATGCCCCGCCCAACCCTCTAATGGAGGACCCAATAGCGGCCCAGGCTTCCTGGCCACACCCCCTGAGCCATAAGGATTCCATCTAATCTGCTCTCTCAGCCGCTTCCCACCCAGGCAGCAACCAATCACAGTCCCTCATCTTGGCCCCACCTCCTCCCAGCACAATCCAATCACAGTCTGCCCGCCAGCCGCGCCCCCAGCGGGAGCCAATGGCAGCTCAGGGGCGGGCCGCACCTTTCAGGCGCTGGTCCAGGTACTCCAGCATGACTCGAATGATCTGCACGATGGCCAGAATGAGCGCGCCGAAGGCCAGCGAGCCCGTGTGGTACCTGCCAGCCCAGGCAGAAAGAATGGGTCAGGGCCTGGCACCCCTCCTGGCACCCCAGCCCCCAAGCCCACGCGCTCGGGTCTCACCTGAGCGCCCGGCCGAAGGCGGAGAAGAGCGGGAAGGCGGGGAGGTCATCGGGTTTGTTTATGGCCCAGTAGTAGGAGGCGAAGGCCCCGGCCAGCGTGACCTGGCCCAGCGCCAGCACAAAGTTGGCTAGCCAGAAGAACATGAAGGCGTTGAAGATCTGCAGGCCCAGCAGCGCCCGGTGGTAGCCCGATTCACCCCCGTAGAAGGCGAACTGGCAGCGGGCGCCCGGGCACAGGCGGGACTCATTGGAGGAGGAGAAGGTCTGCGGGAGGGACATGGGGCTGGGTCAGGCTATCCGGCCAGAGCTTCCGAGTGCCCTGGGCATCCCGGCCAGGGTCGGCAGCCCACGGGGCAGGAGGGGAGTCAGGGCGAACAGAATTAGGGCAAGGAATTGGGGGTTCAGGAGAGGGTCTTGGGAAAGGGGCTCTAGAAGCAAGACTAGGAATCCTGGGGCTTGCTGGGGGCCATCGGTCAGTTTGAGGACTACAGGGTCAGCAGGACCAGTGGGCTCAGGAGAGGGGCTAGTGAAAGGCAAGGAAGGGCTTTTACAAGCACAGCCTGGCTCTGATGCAGCTCACGAGAGGGGTATGGGGCAGGAAACGAAGTTGAGGAGAAATTAGATGGAAAGTCAGCACCCAGGGCAGTTGTCAAGGGGAAGCAAGCTTGCTGTGGGATGTTGCTGGGGACAGGGATGGGGTGGCTTCCCTTCTGTGCCCCTCATACCTAGTGCAGAGCAGACAACAGGTACCAAGTGTTTGCTGAATGAGCCCCAAGTGGGGATGAGAGGTTTAAAATCagctgagggtggggtgggggagtggggggtggtggtggtatgtGTGCTGCATGGGCAGCCTCTGCTCCTGTTCTGGGGACACCTACCTCAGGGTTGCAGGTTTTCCCAGCAGCCGGGCAGGCAGTGTCATTAAAGACCTTGTAGATGGCTTCGTTGGAAGTGGACAGGAAGCTGGCGGCTCGTTAAGGAACCCACGGTCGGGGATCAGGGGGCCACACGGGCTTGTGGGGAAAGGATCCAGTcgctccccccaccaccacccggTTCCAGCCCTGCCCCCAGGCTGGGGGTCACTTCCAGGCAAGTCTGGCCTTTGGCCACCCCCCAGGTTAGGGCTCGGGGTGCGTCCAGCATCCAGTGGTGGATACACGGCAGTGCTGGCCCAGTAGGCAATGCACAGGCACAACAGGAAGAAAGTGACCAGCGGGTACAGCAGGGAGCACATGACATATCCCACGGCCCTGGGGAAGGGGAGACACGCAGGTGTCAGAGCCGTGGCAGTCCCAGGGTGGGAGTCAACTCCTGCCCGACCCCCCGGCCCCCTGGCCCCCACCTGCTGGCTTCCTTGATGAGTGCAATGGCAATGAGAATTCTCTTCCGTAGAAAGATGAGCAGCAAAATGATAATCAACTCCAGGATGCTGAGAATGATCACTGTAGAGGgcaatggggtggggggggatctGAGCGCACCACCCCCTCCAGGCCCCCCACCGCCTCCCAGGCCCCCTGGGGCAGGCAGGGCTCACTGAAAGCTATCCAGGTTTGCCGCAAGTGCAGGTACACGCGGAGGTCTGTCTGGAAGCCTAGGTCCACCAGGGAGATGTCGGAACCGGCCTCGCCACGCAGTCGGGAGTATTCCATGTAGCAGTGAAATATCCCTGCACGTGGGGGGCACCAGGCAAAGGCTGACCCCAGCCCGCTGGCACCTCTCTCAGCCTGGCAAAAGCAGGCATGACCACCTCCACTCGGCAGAAGCAAAGATTGAGGCCGAGAAAGGCTGCCGATGCTGGCACCTGCCTCAGGACCTGTGCACTCGCTGTCCCCACTGCCTTGGACCTGCTCCTCCCACATCTGGGCCCCTCGCAGGATCAGGTCTCTGCTCAATGTCACTTTCTCAGGAGATCTTTCTGAATCCTTGCCCCACCAACGCTCCACTTactgagttatttttaaatttttatggtgGTACCATATATATGGCCTAACATTTCCCATTTGAACCCCTTTCCAGCAATTCAGTGAGGTTAATTCCATGCACCATGTTGGGCTTCCATCTCCACCACCTAGATGCCCCCCATCGAGAATCCTACTGCCCACACTTGGTTCTCACACCCTTTTCCTACTCTCACATCTGAAAGAATTTTCTGATTAGAGAATTTGTCCATCTTACACACTCCCCTAAGAATATAAGCTCCACAAGAGAACCAGGTTTGCCCAGTTTTGTCCACTACAGTAAGCCCAGGGCCTAGAAAACTTCCATTCATGTTGGAAAGAaggagggacagagggaaggaataaaggaaggaggagggagggagggaaggagtggCTGTCTGGATGCTGTGTGAATTGGGGCCCCCTCTGGCCCCCCTGCCACCCTGTAACCATGAGCCATAGGGGAGGCAGTTATTAGTCATCCGGGGAGCAGTAGGGATTTTCAGCATTCCCCACCACTCTTTGTAGAATAAAATTGCAAAACACAGATATAGaggggagaaaataattttttttagaatctCTTCTGGCTTCTACAGGCCTGAGCTAAACAGGGACCTCCCAATATCTCACCCTTATCGAGCCTCCCAACCAGTAAATACGAATTATCCCCATTTaatagaggaagaaactgaggcatgggagTTGGCTCACTCGCCCGGGGTCACGGAGCTAGGAGGTGGTGGCAGAGCCGGGATTGGGGCCCCCAGCTTTGTGGGGCTGGCACGGGAGCCCTTAGGCCCTGTGCCGAGCGGAATGCTGGAGGATGCCTTTTGCTGTGGATGGCACACGGACCCTGCCTGGTTCAGAAGGCAACACCCACTGCCCTGGAGGCTATTTCCAGTGTCCGCCCTTATAAATGATGCACATCTTCACAAAGATGACAAACTCTTGGTGGGTTAAAGGGCACAGTGCAGCCCTGGGGGCAGGAGAGGGGCCAGGCGCCAGGACACTCACCGTAGCCCAACACCAGAATCACCATGACAATCATGACCCAGACCATAATACCAGCCAGGAAGCGGAGCAGAACGATGAAGAGCAGACTCATCACCATGGCGATgaccaggcctctggagatgagACAGGGTGGGCGCGTGAATCCCGGAGCCCGCTCTCGCTAGCCCCGCCACGCCGGCCCAGCCTCCCGACTCACATGACAATCCAGTACCAGGAGACGGTGTAATCCTCAAACACCCGCATGGCCAGCTGCCGGGCCTCCAGCACCCCGTTGGCCATCCTGGGTGGGCGGGGGGAGGAGAACGGGGCTCaggtcacacacacacaggctccCCCACCATCACCCCCATCCTAAGCGCAGTCCTCACTTGGCGCCTTCCACCAGCTCCGTGATGTTTTTCCGGTGCCCGTGGCCGTCCTCGTAGGTTGTCTCGTTGCCCACCATGAGGACCCCCTTGTGGGCGTGGATGGCTGGGAAGCATCGCCGGGCCACTgcatggggcagggggcagggggtgaAACCAGTTAGGTGGGGCCCCCCCACCTCCTGAGCCCCACCCAAGCCCCCCAACCCCCATCTGGGACCACCAACTCACAGGGTTTGCTGGGGATGAGGACGGCCGGGCAGTCACCATCCCGAAGCACCTCGGCCACACTCTGCCAAGAAAGAGGGAAGGGAGTGAATACCCCCGGGCCAGGCCCCTCgcccccccacctgcccccacctgGGCGCCAGATTGCCTCCTGCTCACCTTTTGGTCCTGGAAACCAGGCCCGCAGAATTGCTTATAGTATGCAAAGTCCTGGGAGCTGCGGGCGCTCAGGAAGGTAAGATAGCGGTCCGGGCATTTCTCCACACAGATCTGGAGGGTGGCGCAGGCGGGAGGGGTTGTGTGGGACCTCAGCAGATTCCACCCCCCCCAGGACCGAGGTCCCATCCCATGTTGACTGTGGAGGCAGGCAGACGCCACTGCATGAGGAAAGGGACCTGCAGCCAGGtaaaggggaaggggaggggacagTTACCTGCGGGGTGGGACACTGGAATTCCAACAGGACCAGGGGGCTGGCACACTTCACAATGTTGAAATAAAACAGGTAGGGCTTGTTCCTGGAGTTGGGGGTAAGGGGATGGAAACTTTCAAGACTTTCTCGACCACCCTACGTAAAATACCTACAGGTAAATAATGATGCTGTCACTGCAGTGGCAACTTCAGGGGCTATTTTGAATCCTGTACATATTGCAGTACTTGAGAGATAAGGCCCAAAGAAGCTGAGACACTTGCCCCAGGTTACACAGCTGGGGTGCAGATTGAACTCACTCTGTAACCTCACCCAATCATCCCCATCCCATAACAGATTCAACGTGGTCTCTTCTGTCTCACCTCTAAAAGTTGAGCCACTGGTGGACAGGACACTCAACATGTCTCGTTTTGTGTGCTATGTCCCCAAGGCACAGTATAGTGGAAACTAAATATTTGCTGACTGGGCCTATGGGTGGAtgcatgggtgggtgggtggatgaataaatggatggCTGGATGAacagatgggtgaatggatggaaagGAAATGAATGAGTAGACGGatatatggatggatgagtggctaGGTGAATgggtggctggctggctggagagGTGGATGGGTGGTTGGATGAATGGctggctgggtgggtgggtggatggatggatgatggatggatagatggatgggtgaataATAGATGGATGGCTacatgggtgggtgggtgcatggatggctaggtggatgggtggatgggtggctGGATAGGTGGATGGGTGGTTGGATGAATGGctggctgggtgggtgggtggatggatggatggatgatggatggatagatggatgggtgaataATAGATGGATGGCTacatgggtgggtgggtgcatggatggctaggtggatgggtggatgggtgggtgggtggcaaGGTAGATGGGTGGATAAAGGGATGGTTGGAAGAacagatgggtgaatggatggaaagataatggatgagtggatagatATATGAATGGATAGGTGGATAGGTGAGTGGGCGGCTGGATGGGTGGAggggtagatgggtggatgggtggataaaTGGATGGTTGGATGAACAGATGGGTGAATGATGGAAAGatatggatggatgggtgga contains:
- the SLC44A2 gene encoding choline transporter-like protein 2 isoform X4; the protein is MGAERQHYYGKHGTPQKYDPTFKGPIYNRGCTDIICCVFLLLAIVGYVAVGIIAWTHGDPRKVIYPTDSRGQFCGQKGTKNANKPYLFYFNIVKCASPLVLLEFQCPTPQICVEKCPDRYLTFLSARSSQDFAYYKQFCGPGFQDQKSVAEVLRDGDCPAVLIPSKPLARRCFPAIHAHKGVLMVGNETTYEDGHGHRKNITELVEGAKMANGVLEARQLAMRVFEDYTVSWYWIVIGLVIAMVMSLLFIVLLRFLAGIMVWVMIVMVILVLGYGIFHCYMEYSRLRGEAGSDISLVDLGFQTDLRVYLHLRQTWIAFMIILSILELIIILLLIFLRKRILIAIALIKEASRAVGYVMCSLLYPLVTFFLLCLCIAYWASTAVFLSTSNEAIYKVFNDTACPAAGKTCNPETFSSSNESRLCPGARCQFAFYGGESGYHRALLGLQIFNAFMFFWLANFVLALGQVTLAGAFASYYWAINKPDDLPAFPLFSAFGRALRYHTGSLAFGALILAIVQIIRVMLEYLDQRLKAADNKFAKFLLACLKCCFWCLEKFIKFLNRNAYIMIAIYGTNFCTSAKNAFFLLMRNIIRVAVLDKVTDFLFLLGKLLVVGSVGILAFFFFTHRIRIVQDTAPPLNYYWVPILTVIVGSYLIAHGFFSVYGMCVDTLFLCFLEDLERNDGSAERPYFMSSNLKKLLNKTNKKMAES
- the SLC44A2 gene encoding choline transporter-like protein 2 isoform X2 — its product is MEDERKHGAYGTPQKYDPTFKGPIYNRGCTDIICCVFLLLAIVGYVAVGIIAWTHGDPRKVIYPTDSRGQFCGQKGTKNANKPYLFYFNIVKCASPLVLLEFQCPTPQICVEKCPDRYLTFLSARSSQDFAYYKQFCGPGFQDQKSVAEVLRDGDCPAVLIPSKPLARRCFPAIHAHKGVLMVGNETTYEDGHGHRKNITELVEGAKMANGVLEARQLAMRVFEDYTVSWYWIVIGLVIAMVMSLLFIVLLRFLAGIMVWVMIVMVILVLGYGIFHCYMEYSRLRGEAGSDISLVDLGFQTDLRVYLHLRQTWIAFMIILSILELIIILLLIFLRKRILIAIALIKEASRAVGYVMCSLLYPLVTFFLLCLCIAYWASTAVFLSTSNEAIYKVFNDTACPAAGKTCNPETFSSSNESRLCPGARCQFAFYGGESGYHRALLGLQIFNAFMFFWLANFVLALGQVTLAGAFASYYWAINKPDDLPAFPLFSAFGRALRYHTGSLAFGALILAIVQIIRVMLEYLDQRLKAADNKFAKFLLACLKCCFWCLEKFIKFLNRNAYIMIAIYGTNFCTSAKNAFFLLMRNIIRVAVLDKVTDFLFLLGKLLVVGSVGILAFFFFTHRIRIVQDTAPPLNYYWVPILTVIVGSYLIAHGFFSVYGMCVDTLFLCFCEDLERNDGSQERPYFMSPELRDILLKGSAEEGKKEAWRTWSGMTARPRGLTSCPPTSRSS
- the SLC44A2 gene encoding choline transporter-like protein 2 isoform X1 — its product is MGAERQHYYGKHGTPQKYDPTFKGPIYNRGCTDIICCVFLLLAIVGYVAVGIIAWTHGDPRKVIYPTDSRGQFCGQKGTKNANKPYLFYFNIVKCASPLVLLEFQCPTPQICVEKCPDRYLTFLSARSSQDFAYYKQFCGPGFQDQKSVAEVLRDGDCPAVLIPSKPLARRCFPAIHAHKGVLMVGNETTYEDGHGHRKNITELVEGAKMANGVLEARQLAMRVFEDYTVSWYWIVIGLVIAMVMSLLFIVLLRFLAGIMVWVMIVMVILVLGYGIFHCYMEYSRLRGEAGSDISLVDLGFQTDLRVYLHLRQTWIAFMIILSILELIIILLLIFLRKRILIAIALIKEASRAVGYVMCSLLYPLVTFFLLCLCIAYWASTAVFLSTSNEAIYKVFNDTACPAAGKTCNPETFSSSNESRLCPGARCQFAFYGGESGYHRALLGLQIFNAFMFFWLANFVLALGQVTLAGAFASYYWAINKPDDLPAFPLFSAFGRALRYHTGSLAFGALILAIVQIIRVMLEYLDQRLKAADNKFAKFLLACLKCCFWCLEKFIKFLNRNAYIMIAIYGTNFCTSAKNAFFLLMRNIIRVAVLDKVTDFLFLLGKLLVVGSVGILAFFFFTHRIRIVQDTAPPLNYYWVPILTVIVGSYLIAHGFFSVYGMCVDTLFLCFCEDLERNDGSQERPYFMSPELRDILLKGSAEEGKKEAWRTWSGMTARPRGLTSCPPTSRSS
- the SLC44A2 gene encoding choline transporter-like protein 2 isoform X3; amino-acid sequence: MGAERQHYYGKHGTPQKYDPTFKGPIYNRGCTDIICCVFLLLAIVGYVAVGIIAWTHGDPRKVIYPTDSRGQFCGQKGTKNANKPYLFYFNIVKCASPLVLLEFQCPTPQICVEKCPDRYLTFLSARSSQDFAYYKQFCGPGFQDQKSVAEVLRDGDCPAVLIPSKPLARRCFPAIHAHKGVLMVGNETTYEDGHGHRKNITELVEGAKMANGVLEARQLAMRVFEDYTVSWYWIVIGLVIAMVMSLLFIVLLRFLAGIMVWVMIVMVILVLGYGIFHCYMEYSRLRGEAGSDISLVDLGFQTDLRVYLHLRQTWIAFMIILSILELIIILLLIFLRKRILIAIALIKEASRAVGYVMCSLLYPLVTFFLLCLCIAYWASTAVFLSTSNEAIYKVFNDTACPAAGKTCNPETFSSSNESRLCPGARCQFAFYGGESGYHRALLGLQIFNAFMFFWLANFVLALGQVTLAGAFASYYWAINKPDDLPAFPLFSAFGRALRYHTGSLAFGALILAIVQIIRVMLEYLDQRLKAADNKFAKFLLACLKCCFWCLEKFIKFLNRNAYIMIAIYGTNFCTSAKNAFFLLMRNIIRVAVLDKVTDFLFLLGKLLVVGSVGILAFFFFTHRIRIVQDTAPPLNYYWVPILTVIVGSYLIAHGFFSVYGMCVDTLFLCFCEDLERNDGSQERPYFMSPELRDILLKGSAEEGKKEAVEE